Proteins encoded in a region of the Ciona intestinalis chromosome 6, KH, whole genome shotgun sequence genome:
- the LOC100178395 gene encoding C3a anaphylatoxin chemotactic receptor-like isoform X1 — protein sequence MKTVFIFTLLLLLLLLAPNHAQETGDSNSLDDVTSNDVAGNGLDFGIGDDVASDVGDGLKTNDDDFYDLDLGEESDKMGSLIGNGDPNIFADIEYAEGYEGLVYGEADYNGRDPSYDKKAIKPMEITLAIIYAIITFVGLIANGVVFFVIFAGREIDMFSMLLNVSQRKTSEGGYLQNTGKTVTAMYVVQLAIADSALLLTLPIFGLQKVAMNWSFGAFTCTLCHSIKFLSYYAGIFFLTAMSVDRYVAVAYSTKSHQLRTRRRTMIVCLVVWLAAGCMTIPILMYARTEKVVDRTICRLMFPGYVKFNESETYIFVASDYELVPEIESTTAFDEGLFTDDGVTAQDDNFETETVDATSKPVFPVYNHDYNRGRESLFNTNDSFLFGNNQSHEYTCSHKHQKKVYKTWLVVDFVVGFVLPFIVITISYVMIVKRLQTSEDKIANMTGKRTISMRKRVTRMVAVLVVCFVVCWLPNHLFTLAKIRGLDLSVTPCYGIEHFLVAFSFSNAAINPILYSFLSHNFTTRFRDSVAMARRRMGRKGSMATGVHQQGGTHSGDHQNFTKRLSNFVGVRRLSRGSGGGEVEYHGGGSGNGQSDYAKKHKFSFPLREIAGKRSQKDSNGYSETEPAKTENESRTNQTECTRVLLESRKETHEC from the exons ATGAAAAcggtgtttatttttacactgcTACtcttgttgttattattagcTCCTAACCATGCCCAAGAGACGGGTGACAGCAACTCGCTTGATGACGTAACGAGCAATGACGTAGCCGGGAATGGGCTTGATTTCGGAATCGGTGATGACGTAGCTTCTGACGTAGGCGACGGCTTGAAGACAAATGATGACGATTTTTACGATCTTGATCTTGGTGAAGAAAGCGACAAAATGGGATCTTTAATTGGGAACGGAGATCCAAATATATTTGCCGACATCGAGTACGCAGAGGGTTACGAAGGATTGGTTTATGGCGAAGCCGATTATAACGGTAGAGACCCGAGCTACGATAAAAAGGCGATTAAGCCTATGGAGATCACACTGGCAATTATCTACGCAATAATCACATTTGTGGGCCTGATCGCGAACGGGGTTGTCTTCTTCGTTATCTTCGCTGGACGTGAAATCG aTATGTTTTCAATGTTGCTTAACGTGAGCCAACGAAAAACATCAGAAGGAGGGTATCTACAGAATACTG GCAAAACTGTGACCGCTATGTACGTCGTTCAACTGGCTATAGCAGACAGCGCATTGCTACTGACTTTGCCAATCTTTGGCCTTCAGAAAGTTGCAATGAATTGGTCCTTCGGCGCAT TCACATGTACGTTGTGTCATTCGATCAAGTTTTTGAGTTACTACGCTGGGATTTTCTTTCTAACAGCAATGAGCGTCGATCGCTACGTTGCTGTAGCTTACAGCACAAAGTCCCACCAG CTCCGAACACGACGACGTACGATGATCGTATGCCTTGTTGTATGGCTGGCAGCAGGTTGCATGACCATACCAATACTAATGTATGCTCGTACAGAGAAAGTGGTGGACCGAACCATCTGTCGTCTCATGTTCCCTGGTTATGTGAAGTTTAATGAATCGgaaacttatatttttgt GGCTTCTGACTATGAACTTGTACCCGAAATTGAATCAACCACAGCTTTTGATGAAGGTCTTTTCACTGACGATGGGGTCACCGCTCAAG ACGATAACTTCGAGACCGAGACTGTAGACGCCACGAGCAagccagtgtttccagtttaCAATCACGACTACAACAGAGGCCGGGAATCACTGTTTAACACCAACGATAGCTTTCTGTTTGGCAACAATCAAAGTCATGAATACACATGTTCGCATAAACATCAGAAGAAGGTGTACAAAACATGGCTTGTGGTTGATTTTGTCGTTGGATTTGTTCTACCTTTTATAGTGATAA caATCAGTTATGTAATGATTGTAAAACGGCTCCAAACATCCGAAGACAAGATTGCAAACATGACTGGGAAACGTACTATAAGCATGAGGAAGCGTGTAACACGTATGGTGGCTGTACTAGTGGTATGCTTCGTCGTATGTTGGCTGCCAAACCATCTCTTTACATTGGCTAAGATACGAG GACTTGACCTTTCTGTGACACCTTGCTACGGAATCGAGCATTTTCTTGTGGCGTTTAGTTTCTCGAACGCCGCAATCAACCCGATACTGTACAGCTTCTTGAGTCATAACTTCACAACAAGGTTTCGGGATAGTGTAGCAATGGCTCGCAGAAGAATGGGTCGCAAAGGAAGCATGGCGACTGGAGTACACCAACAGGGCGGAACACATAGTGGCGACCACCAG aaTTTCACCAAACGCTTGAGCAACTTTGTTGGTGTAAGAAGACTGAGCCGAGGTTCAGGAGGTGGCGAGGTCGAGTACCACGGCGGGGGGTCAGGTAACGGACAAAGTGATTATGCTAAAAAGCATAAGTTTTCCTTTCCACTGAGAGAGATAGCTGGAAAACGATCTCAAAAAGATTCAAACGGTTACAGTGAAACAGAGCCG GCAAAGACGGAGAATGAAAGCCGCACCAACCAAACTGAATGTACACGAGTGTTACTAGAGTCTCGCAAGGAGACACACGAATGCTAA
- the LOC100178395 gene encoding C3a anaphylatoxin chemotactic receptor-like isoform X3: MKTVFIFTLLLLLLLLAPNHAQETGDSNSLDDVTSNDVAGNGLDFGIGDDVASDVGDGLKTNDDDFYDLDLGEESDKMGSLIGNGDPNIFADIEYAEGYEGLVYGEADYNGRDPSYDKKAIKPMEITLAIIYAIITFVGLIANGVVFFVIFAGREIGKTVTAMYVVQLAIADSALLLTLPIFGLQKVAMNWSFGAFTCTLCHSIKFLSYYAGIFFLTAMSVDRYVAVAYSTKSHQLRTRRRTMIVCLVVWLAAGCMTIPILMYARTEKVVDRTICRLMFPGYVKFNESETYIFVASDYELVPEIESTTAFDEGLFTDDGVTAQDDNFETETVDATSKPVFPVYNHDYNRGRESLFNTNDSFLFGNNQSHEYTCSHKHQKKVYKTWLVVDFVVGFVLPFIVITISYVMIVKRLQTSEDKIANMTGKRTISMRKRVTRMVAVLVVCFVVCWLPNHLFTLAKIRGLDLSVTPCYGIEHFLVAFSFSNAAINPILYSFLSHNFTTRFRDSVAMARRRMGRKGSMATGVHQQGGTHSGDHQNFTKRLSNFVGVRRLSRGSGGGEVEYHGGGSGNGQSDYAKKHKFSFPLREIAGKRSQKDSNGYSETEPAKTENESRTNQTECTRVLLESRKETHEC; the protein is encoded by the exons ATGAAAAcggtgtttatttttacactgcTACtcttgttgttattattagcTCCTAACCATGCCCAAGAGACGGGTGACAGCAACTCGCTTGATGACGTAACGAGCAATGACGTAGCCGGGAATGGGCTTGATTTCGGAATCGGTGATGACGTAGCTTCTGACGTAGGCGACGGCTTGAAGACAAATGATGACGATTTTTACGATCTTGATCTTGGTGAAGAAAGCGACAAAATGGGATCTTTAATTGGGAACGGAGATCCAAATATATTTGCCGACATCGAGTACGCAGAGGGTTACGAAGGATTGGTTTATGGCGAAGCCGATTATAACGGTAGAGACCCGAGCTACGATAAAAAGGCGATTAAGCCTATGGAGATCACACTGGCAATTATCTACGCAATAATCACATTTGTGGGCCTGATCGCGAACGGGGTTGTCTTCTTCGTTATCTTCGCTGGACGTGAAATCG GCAAAACTGTGACCGCTATGTACGTCGTTCAACTGGCTATAGCAGACAGCGCATTGCTACTGACTTTGCCAATCTTTGGCCTTCAGAAAGTTGCAATGAATTGGTCCTTCGGCGCAT TCACATGTACGTTGTGTCATTCGATCAAGTTTTTGAGTTACTACGCTGGGATTTTCTTTCTAACAGCAATGAGCGTCGATCGCTACGTTGCTGTAGCTTACAGCACAAAGTCCCACCAG CTCCGAACACGACGACGTACGATGATCGTATGCCTTGTTGTATGGCTGGCAGCAGGTTGCATGACCATACCAATACTAATGTATGCTCGTACAGAGAAAGTGGTGGACCGAACCATCTGTCGTCTCATGTTCCCTGGTTATGTGAAGTTTAATGAATCGgaaacttatatttttgt GGCTTCTGACTATGAACTTGTACCCGAAATTGAATCAACCACAGCTTTTGATGAAGGTCTTTTCACTGACGATGGGGTCACCGCTCAAG ACGATAACTTCGAGACCGAGACTGTAGACGCCACGAGCAagccagtgtttccagtttaCAATCACGACTACAACAGAGGCCGGGAATCACTGTTTAACACCAACGATAGCTTTCTGTTTGGCAACAATCAAAGTCATGAATACACATGTTCGCATAAACATCAGAAGAAGGTGTACAAAACATGGCTTGTGGTTGATTTTGTCGTTGGATTTGTTCTACCTTTTATAGTGATAA caATCAGTTATGTAATGATTGTAAAACGGCTCCAAACATCCGAAGACAAGATTGCAAACATGACTGGGAAACGTACTATAAGCATGAGGAAGCGTGTAACACGTATGGTGGCTGTACTAGTGGTATGCTTCGTCGTATGTTGGCTGCCAAACCATCTCTTTACATTGGCTAAGATACGAG GACTTGACCTTTCTGTGACACCTTGCTACGGAATCGAGCATTTTCTTGTGGCGTTTAGTTTCTCGAACGCCGCAATCAACCCGATACTGTACAGCTTCTTGAGTCATAACTTCACAACAAGGTTTCGGGATAGTGTAGCAATGGCTCGCAGAAGAATGGGTCGCAAAGGAAGCATGGCGACTGGAGTACACCAACAGGGCGGAACACATAGTGGCGACCACCAG aaTTTCACCAAACGCTTGAGCAACTTTGTTGGTGTAAGAAGACTGAGCCGAGGTTCAGGAGGTGGCGAGGTCGAGTACCACGGCGGGGGGTCAGGTAACGGACAAAGTGATTATGCTAAAAAGCATAAGTTTTCCTTTCCACTGAGAGAGATAGCTGGAAAACGATCTCAAAAAGATTCAAACGGTTACAGTGAAACAGAGCCG GCAAAGACGGAGAATGAAAGCCGCACCAACCAAACTGAATGTACACGAGTGTTACTAGAGTCTCGCAAGGAGACACACGAATGCTAA
- the LOC100183120 gene encoding uncharacterized protein LOC100183120 isoform X1 yields the protein MSGTTNYERRSRSRTYTSGNLPEMPDQGELRRSHTTKQANYENVAIEKRYNSTNTSKENIPKIPPKKNRHARNPSDNLLYKATSFDTNQHFDESEEGLYISHDEIDSFPTPSLTRGMSEDVARVKQKRSNIAHRDQRCTVQIPGTRRVQQHRLPPSDSYTGLPLYAGVNKQRRPGSPRLEAPRIPTRSYSPDLLEEPQHEDIFAYSDNDFSLPTSGNTSPRVIQDIPNQAASAKLVQDLQKIRNRVAKFYRRILDPQQNPTALVDLRTFLGLSEISTVDSIIEGVHASLTAEALSCKDESTKEIYIVDFCNFKDKSDLRRQLIDMFAKPGPPSVSYQDVDAKMNAVITEFSALVEELRATRNEAIKSPAHARALMQGSGHECEGLVRTLKDNKLWIRWGTPTYLPPLSHLYMHKHPPSYETRKAVTISYIAERKRSVPELVGSVSSVESLCPPIYGRVKCEGSNEIKWQVTEFNEASHKFENRECSLPSWLEDDNPARAVLNSSNRSSFSIGAHPYSLYTVYLVVIKDFTINEDAKLYRSRTGKDNWATPSKYQFYIGTSSTGVMFKLVRGSDSHCERTRNVLQDVAELRHFRCYEGCDLIEANLALSWIRQQPRAVFVLNSFLAQNMSNWSLQKKKPFHERMLSLASHLAEGKKLGGDLYDMRYGMNGTSTIQNDEW from the exons TTCAACAAACACAAGCAAAGAGAATATACCAAAGATACCACCAAAGAAAAACAGGCATGCAAGAAATCCGAGC GACAATTTGCTCTATAAAGCAACTTCTTTTGACACAAATCAACACTTTGACGAAAGTGAAGAAG GTCTTTATATATCTCATGATGAAATTGATTCATTCCCCACCCCCTCTTTAACAAGAGGCATGAGTGAAGATGTGGCAAGAGTGAAACAAAAGCGTTCAAATATTGCACACAGGGACCAAAGGTGCACGGTGCAAATACCAGGGACACGCAGAGTACAACAACATCGTTTACCACCTAGTGATTCTTACACAGGATTACCCTTATATGCGG gtgttaataaacaaagaaggCCAGGGTCTCCAAGGCTTGAAGCTCCAAGAATCCCAACTCGAAGTTACAGCCCTGATTTATTGGAGGAACCTCAACATGAAGATATATTCGCTTATTCTGACAATGATTTCTCACTACCAACTTCTG GTAATACTTCCCCTCGAGTTATTCAAGACATACCAAATCAAGCAGCATCAGCTAAGCTAGTACAAGACTTGCAGAAGATACGAAACAGAGTTGCAAAGTTCTATAGAAGAATACTCGATCCACAACAAAACCCAACAGCATTAGTTGACCTAAGGACTTTTCTCGG ATTGTCAGAGATATCAACTGTAGATTCCATAATAGAAGGTGTACATGCTTCACTTACTGCTGAGGCTTTGTCTTGCAAAGATGAATCAACTAAAGAGATTTATATTGTTGACTTTTGCAATTTCAAAGACAAATCAGACCTGCGGCGACAATTGATTGACATGTTTGCAAAACCTGGACCTC CTTCAGTGTCTTACCAAGACGTGGATGCAAAGATGAATGCCGTGATAACAGAGTTTAGTGCATTGGTGGAAGAACTAAGAGCCACCAGGAATGAAGCAATTAAAAGTCCTGCACATGCAAGGGCACTAATGCAAG GTTCAGGACATGAATGCGAGGGATTGGTCCGAACGCTAAAAGATAATAAGCTGTGGATAAGATGGGGTACACCTACTTATCTACCCCCATTGTCACATCTATACATGCATAAACATCCACCCTCCTATGAG acaaGAAAGGCTGTGACAATCTCGTACATAGCAGAAAGAAAACGTTCGGTGCCAGAGTTAGTAGGTTCAGTTTCCAGTGTTGAGAGTTTGTGTCCTCCAATATATGGAAGGGTGAAGTGTGAAGGTTCAAATGAAATCAAATGGCAG GTGACTGAGTTTAATGAGGCGAGTCACAAGTTTGAGAACCGAGAATGTAGTTTACCTTCCTGGTTAGAAGACGACAACCCTGCAAGAGCTGTTCTTAATTCATCTAACAG ATCTTCATTTTCAATTGGAGCTCACCCCTACTCACTGTATACTGTGTATTTGGTTGTAATTAAAGattttacaataaatgaaGATGCAAAGCTTTATAGAAGCAGAACTGGCAAAGATAACTGGGCTACTCCTTCTAAATATCAG TTTTACATTGGAACCTCCAGCACTGgtgtaatgtttaaacttgtccGGGGTTCCGACTCTCATTGCGAACGAACTCGAAACGTGTTGCAAGATGTGGCAGAGTTACGACATTTCCGCTGCTATGAAGGTTGTGACTTAATAGAG GCAAATTTAGCTCTGTCTTGGATTCGGCAGCAGCCGAGAGCTGTTTTTGTTCTCAATTCTTTTCTTGCTCAAAATATGTCCAACTGGTCCTTGCAAAAGAAGAAACCGTTCCATGAGAGAATGCTATCTCTTGCTAGCCATTTAGCAGAGGGTAAAAAACTGGGTGGAGACTTGTATGATATGCGGTATGGTATGAATGGGACTTCTACTATTCAAAATGACGAATGGTAG
- the LOC100183120 gene encoding uncharacterized protein LOC100183120 isoform X2, which translates to MSGTTNYERRSRSRTYTSGNLPEMPDQGELRRSHTTKQANYENVAIEKSSTNTSKENIPKIPPKKNRHARNPSDNLLYKATSFDTNQHFDESEEGLYISHDEIDSFPTPSLTRGMSEDVARVKQKRSNIAHRDQRCTVQIPGTRRVQQHRLPPSDSYTGLPLYAGVNKQRRPGSPRLEAPRIPTRSYSPDLLEEPQHEDIFAYSDNDFSLPTSGNTSPRVIQDIPNQAASAKLVQDLQKIRNRVAKFYRRILDPQQNPTALVDLRTFLGLSEISTVDSIIEGVHASLTAEALSCKDESTKEIYIVDFCNFKDKSDLRRQLIDMFAKPGPPSVSYQDVDAKMNAVITEFSALVEELRATRNEAIKSPAHARALMQGSGHECEGLVRTLKDNKLWIRWGTPTYLPPLSHLYMHKHPPSYETRKAVTISYIAERKRSVPELVGSVSSVESLCPPIYGRVKCEGSNEIKWQVTEFNEASHKFENRECSLPSWLEDDNPARAVLNSSNRSSFSIGAHPYSLYTVYLVVIKDFTINEDAKLYRSRTGKDNWATPSKYQFYIGTSSTGVMFKLVRGSDSHCERTRNVLQDVAELRHFRCYEGCDLIEANLALSWIRQQPRAVFVLNSFLAQNMSNWSLQKKKPFHERMLSLASHLAEGKKLGGDLYDMRYGMNGTSTIQNDEW; encoded by the exons TTCAACAAACACAAGCAAAGAGAATATACCAAAGATACCACCAAAGAAAAACAGGCATGCAAGAAATCCGAGC GACAATTTGCTCTATAAAGCAACTTCTTTTGACACAAATCAACACTTTGACGAAAGTGAAGAAG GTCTTTATATATCTCATGATGAAATTGATTCATTCCCCACCCCCTCTTTAACAAGAGGCATGAGTGAAGATGTGGCAAGAGTGAAACAAAAGCGTTCAAATATTGCACACAGGGACCAAAGGTGCACGGTGCAAATACCAGGGACACGCAGAGTACAACAACATCGTTTACCACCTAGTGATTCTTACACAGGATTACCCTTATATGCGG gtgttaataaacaaagaaggCCAGGGTCTCCAAGGCTTGAAGCTCCAAGAATCCCAACTCGAAGTTACAGCCCTGATTTATTGGAGGAACCTCAACATGAAGATATATTCGCTTATTCTGACAATGATTTCTCACTACCAACTTCTG GTAATACTTCCCCTCGAGTTATTCAAGACATACCAAATCAAGCAGCATCAGCTAAGCTAGTACAAGACTTGCAGAAGATACGAAACAGAGTTGCAAAGTTCTATAGAAGAATACTCGATCCACAACAAAACCCAACAGCATTAGTTGACCTAAGGACTTTTCTCGG ATTGTCAGAGATATCAACTGTAGATTCCATAATAGAAGGTGTACATGCTTCACTTACTGCTGAGGCTTTGTCTTGCAAAGATGAATCAACTAAAGAGATTTATATTGTTGACTTTTGCAATTTCAAAGACAAATCAGACCTGCGGCGACAATTGATTGACATGTTTGCAAAACCTGGACCTC CTTCAGTGTCTTACCAAGACGTGGATGCAAAGATGAATGCCGTGATAACAGAGTTTAGTGCATTGGTGGAAGAACTAAGAGCCACCAGGAATGAAGCAATTAAAAGTCCTGCACATGCAAGGGCACTAATGCAAG GTTCAGGACATGAATGCGAGGGATTGGTCCGAACGCTAAAAGATAATAAGCTGTGGATAAGATGGGGTACACCTACTTATCTACCCCCATTGTCACATCTATACATGCATAAACATCCACCCTCCTATGAG acaaGAAAGGCTGTGACAATCTCGTACATAGCAGAAAGAAAACGTTCGGTGCCAGAGTTAGTAGGTTCAGTTTCCAGTGTTGAGAGTTTGTGTCCTCCAATATATGGAAGGGTGAAGTGTGAAGGTTCAAATGAAATCAAATGGCAG GTGACTGAGTTTAATGAGGCGAGTCACAAGTTTGAGAACCGAGAATGTAGTTTACCTTCCTGGTTAGAAGACGACAACCCTGCAAGAGCTGTTCTTAATTCATCTAACAG ATCTTCATTTTCAATTGGAGCTCACCCCTACTCACTGTATACTGTGTATTTGGTTGTAATTAAAGattttacaataaatgaaGATGCAAAGCTTTATAGAAGCAGAACTGGCAAAGATAACTGGGCTACTCCTTCTAAATATCAG TTTTACATTGGAACCTCCAGCACTGgtgtaatgtttaaacttgtccGGGGTTCCGACTCTCATTGCGAACGAACTCGAAACGTGTTGCAAGATGTGGCAGAGTTACGACATTTCCGCTGCTATGAAGGTTGTGACTTAATAGAG GCAAATTTAGCTCTGTCTTGGATTCGGCAGCAGCCGAGAGCTGTTTTTGTTCTCAATTCTTTTCTTGCTCAAAATATGTCCAACTGGTCCTTGCAAAAGAAGAAACCGTTCCATGAGAGAATGCTATCTCTTGCTAGCCATTTAGCAGAGGGTAAAAAACTGGGTGGAGACTTGTATGATATGCGGTATGGTATGAATGGGACTTCTACTATTCAAAATGACGAATGGTAG
- the LOC100178395 gene encoding C3a anaphylatoxin chemotactic receptor-like isoform X2 encodes MTIEDTNTPPNHAQETGDSNSLDDVTSNDVAGNGLDFGIGDDVASDVGDGLKTNDDDFYDLDLGEESDKMGSLIGNGDPNIFADIEYAEGYEGLVYGEADYNGRDPSYDKKAIKPMEITLAIIYAIITFVGLIANGVVFFVIFAGREIDMFSMLLNVSQRKTSEGGYLQNTGKTVTAMYVVQLAIADSALLLTLPIFGLQKVAMNWSFGAFTCTLCHSIKFLSYYAGIFFLTAMSVDRYVAVAYSTKSHQLRTRRRTMIVCLVVWLAAGCMTIPILMYARTEKVVDRTICRLMFPGYVKFNESETYIFVASDYELVPEIESTTAFDEGLFTDDGVTAQDDNFETETVDATSKPVFPVYNHDYNRGRESLFNTNDSFLFGNNQSHEYTCSHKHQKKVYKTWLVVDFVVGFVLPFIVITISYVMIVKRLQTSEDKIANMTGKRTISMRKRVTRMVAVLVVCFVVCWLPNHLFTLAKIRGLDLSVTPCYGIEHFLVAFSFSNAAINPILYSFLSHNFTTRFRDSVAMARRRMGRKGSMATGVHQQGGTHSGDHQNFTKRLSNFVGVRRLSRGSGGGEVEYHGGGSGNGQSDYAKKHKFSFPLREIAGKRSQKDSNGYSETEPAKTENESRTNQTECTRVLLESRKETHEC; translated from the exons ATGACCATTGAAGATACAAACACAC cTCCTAACCATGCCCAAGAGACGGGTGACAGCAACTCGCTTGATGACGTAACGAGCAATGACGTAGCCGGGAATGGGCTTGATTTCGGAATCGGTGATGACGTAGCTTCTGACGTAGGCGACGGCTTGAAGACAAATGATGACGATTTTTACGATCTTGATCTTGGTGAAGAAAGCGACAAAATGGGATCTTTAATTGGGAACGGAGATCCAAATATATTTGCCGACATCGAGTACGCAGAGGGTTACGAAGGATTGGTTTATGGCGAAGCCGATTATAACGGTAGAGACCCGAGCTACGATAAAAAGGCGATTAAGCCTATGGAGATCACACTGGCAATTATCTACGCAATAATCACATTTGTGGGCCTGATCGCGAACGGGGTTGTCTTCTTCGTTATCTTCGCTGGACGTGAAATCG aTATGTTTTCAATGTTGCTTAACGTGAGCCAACGAAAAACATCAGAAGGAGGGTATCTACAGAATACTG GCAAAACTGTGACCGCTATGTACGTCGTTCAACTGGCTATAGCAGACAGCGCATTGCTACTGACTTTGCCAATCTTTGGCCTTCAGAAAGTTGCAATGAATTGGTCCTTCGGCGCAT TCACATGTACGTTGTGTCATTCGATCAAGTTTTTGAGTTACTACGCTGGGATTTTCTTTCTAACAGCAATGAGCGTCGATCGCTACGTTGCTGTAGCTTACAGCACAAAGTCCCACCAG CTCCGAACACGACGACGTACGATGATCGTATGCCTTGTTGTATGGCTGGCAGCAGGTTGCATGACCATACCAATACTAATGTATGCTCGTACAGAGAAAGTGGTGGACCGAACCATCTGTCGTCTCATGTTCCCTGGTTATGTGAAGTTTAATGAATCGgaaacttatatttttgt GGCTTCTGACTATGAACTTGTACCCGAAATTGAATCAACCACAGCTTTTGATGAAGGTCTTTTCACTGACGATGGGGTCACCGCTCAAG ACGATAACTTCGAGACCGAGACTGTAGACGCCACGAGCAagccagtgtttccagtttaCAATCACGACTACAACAGAGGCCGGGAATCACTGTTTAACACCAACGATAGCTTTCTGTTTGGCAACAATCAAAGTCATGAATACACATGTTCGCATAAACATCAGAAGAAGGTGTACAAAACATGGCTTGTGGTTGATTTTGTCGTTGGATTTGTTCTACCTTTTATAGTGATAA caATCAGTTATGTAATGATTGTAAAACGGCTCCAAACATCCGAAGACAAGATTGCAAACATGACTGGGAAACGTACTATAAGCATGAGGAAGCGTGTAACACGTATGGTGGCTGTACTAGTGGTATGCTTCGTCGTATGTTGGCTGCCAAACCATCTCTTTACATTGGCTAAGATACGAG GACTTGACCTTTCTGTGACACCTTGCTACGGAATCGAGCATTTTCTTGTGGCGTTTAGTTTCTCGAACGCCGCAATCAACCCGATACTGTACAGCTTCTTGAGTCATAACTTCACAACAAGGTTTCGGGATAGTGTAGCAATGGCTCGCAGAAGAATGGGTCGCAAAGGAAGCATGGCGACTGGAGTACACCAACAGGGCGGAACACATAGTGGCGACCACCAG aaTTTCACCAAACGCTTGAGCAACTTTGTTGGTGTAAGAAGACTGAGCCGAGGTTCAGGAGGTGGCGAGGTCGAGTACCACGGCGGGGGGTCAGGTAACGGACAAAGTGATTATGCTAAAAAGCATAAGTTTTCCTTTCCACTGAGAGAGATAGCTGGAAAACGATCTCAAAAAGATTCAAACGGTTACAGTGAAACAGAGCCG GCAAAGACGGAGAATGAAAGCCGCACCAACCAAACTGAATGTACACGAGTGTTACTAGAGTCTCGCAAGGAGACACACGAATGCTAA